A single window of Hyla sarda isolate aHylSar1 chromosome 2, aHylSar1.hap1, whole genome shotgun sequence DNA harbors:
- the LOC130357300 gene encoding uncharacterized protein LOC130357300 isoform X1 encodes MRSRPDITSQLMTGSLSASMGGREQSASNATAGGTLIENHRASPHPVETIRRQRPLQDIEETKRTLSAGREMRGCLILLLPGLVGALSLVMFSPGDTVTLSCSEETNITGTLSLIVWRKEIGSHNLHYASDGNKTASNFTDPRISFLGDQRPLVLQIRDARPDDSGIYTCQIATSTLRTFPKSWTLQISGGIHERPTDHYEMIRWILAVGFFTISFSAITFATKYKLK; translated from the exons atgcggtcgagacctgacatcactagtcagctgatgacagggagcctgtctgcttcaatgggggggagagagcaatctgcaagtaatgcaacagctggaggcaccctgattgaaaaccacag AGCGTCACCACATCCTGTGGAAACCATCAGACGTCAGAGACcattacaggacatagaggagacCAAGCGGACACTGAGCGCTGGACGTGAGATGAGGGGCTGCCTGATCCTACTGCTCCCAG GTCTGGTCGGAGCGTTGTCTCTTGTGATGTTCTCTCCTGGGGACACGGTGACATTAAGCTGCTCCGAGGAAACCAACATAACTGGAACGTTGTCACTAATCGTATGGAGGAAAGAAATTGGATCTCACAATCTACATTATGCATCAGACGGCAACAAAACTGCATCAAACTTCACCGACCCCAGAATCTCCTTCCTGGGCGATCAGCGCCCCCTGGTGCTCCAGATAAGAGACGCCCGACCGGATGACTCTGGAATTTATACTTGTCAGATTGCTACCAGTACATTAAGAACCTTTCCTAAATCATGGACGCTCCAGATATCCGGTGGGATTCATG AACGACCTACTGACCACTATGAGATGATAAGATGGATTCTCGCTGTTGGGTTTTTCACCATTTCTTTTTCAGCGATAACATTTGCTACAAAGTACAAACTAAAATGA
- the LOC130357300 gene encoding uncharacterized protein LOC130357300 isoform X2 — protein MRGCLILLLPGLVGALSLVMFSPGDTVTLSCSEETNITGTLSLIVWRKEIGSHNLHYASDGNKTASNFTDPRISFLGDQRPLVLQIRDARPDDSGIYTCQIATSTLRTFPKSWTLQISGGIHERPTDHYEMIRWILAVGFFTISFSAITFATKYKLK, from the exons ATGAGGGGCTGCCTGATCCTACTGCTCCCAG GTCTGGTCGGAGCGTTGTCTCTTGTGATGTTCTCTCCTGGGGACACGGTGACATTAAGCTGCTCCGAGGAAACCAACATAACTGGAACGTTGTCACTAATCGTATGGAGGAAAGAAATTGGATCTCACAATCTACATTATGCATCAGACGGCAACAAAACTGCATCAAACTTCACCGACCCCAGAATCTCCTTCCTGGGCGATCAGCGCCCCCTGGTGCTCCAGATAAGAGACGCCCGACCGGATGACTCTGGAATTTATACTTGTCAGATTGCTACCAGTACATTAAGAACCTTTCCTAAATCATGGACGCTCCAGATATCCGGTGGGATTCATG AACGACCTACTGACCACTATGAGATGATAAGATGGATTCTCGCTGTTGGGTTTTTCACCATTTCTTTTTCAGCGATAACATTTGCTACAAAGTACAAACTAAAATGA